In Brachypodium distachyon strain Bd21 chromosome 2, Brachypodium_distachyon_v3.0, whole genome shotgun sequence, one genomic interval encodes:
- the LOC100845082 gene encoding uncharacterized protein LOC100845082: MASSSSSSQFDDPAVRRPPPQQRKPPLLMLLPLIYAPVLPLIRIGLRHNPVWRDRLFYGVLAGAFAHGTYLISELYDAESK, translated from the exons AtggcgtcgtcctcctcctcgtcacaGTTCGA CGATCCGGCGGTgaggcgcccgccgccgcagcagagGAAGCCGCCGTTGCTGATGCTGCTCCCGCTCATCTACGCCCCCGTTCTCCCCCTCA TCAGGATTGGTCTTCGGCACAACCCGGTGTGGAGGGACCGCCTCTTCTACGGCGTCCTAGCGGGCGCATTCGCCCACGGCACTTATCTCAT ATCTGAACTCTATGATGCGGAGAGCAAGTGA